The following proteins are encoded in a genomic region of Helicobacter macacae MIT 99-5501:
- a CDS encoding BspA family leucine-rich repeat surface protein, with translation MQNHNTSKKFKKILVLLASVSVGMALFGCACKCYMEEVKALISSEMAKYPVNPSAKSSKSTSKVARKYKYFPKTKKELMILVRKPSVNLGEINTSKITDMSSLFAIQGLKGDDVLASRDYSGIELWDTSNVENMSFMFQGAKTFNQDISDWNVSNVERMHAMFHNASAFNKPLDKWDVSNVEVMTFMFAGAKAFNQPLNSWNVENVEDMTSMFAGAKNFNQPLNKWDMSGIESMGSMFSDAESFQQDLEAWGGKLDKGVDVDDMFEGSGLESKPPKWYKKRAIR, from the coding sequence ATGCAAAATCACAACACTTCAAAAAAATTTAAAAAAATTCTTGTGCTTCTAGCAAGTGTAAGTGTGGGAATGGCACTATTTGGCTGTGCGTGCAAGTGCTATATGGAGGAGGTAAAAGCCCTCATTTCAAGTGAAATGGCAAAATACCCCGTAAACCCAAGCGCAAAATCAAGCAAAAGCACATCAAAAGTCGCAAGAAAATACAAGTATTTCCCTAAAACCAAAAAAGAGCTAATGATTCTAGTGCGTAAGCCAAGCGTGAATCTAGGCGAGATAAACACAAGCAAAATTACTGATATGAGTTCTCTATTTGCTATTCAAGGGCTTAAAGGCGATGATGTGCTTGCTTCAAGGGATTATAGCGGGATAGAGCTGTGGGATACAAGCAATGTGGAAAATATGAGTTTTATGTTTCAAGGTGCAAAAACTTTCAACCAAGATATAAGCGACTGGAATGTCAGCAATGTAGAGCGAATGCACGCAATGTTTCATAATGCAAGTGCGTTTAACAAACCACTTGATAAGTGGGATGTAAGCAATGTCGAAGTGATGACTTTTATGTTTGCTGGGGCAAAAGCGTTTAATCAGCCACTAAATTCTTGGAATGTCGAAAATGTCGAGGATATGACTTCTATGTTTGCTGGTGCAAAAAACTTTAATCAACCACTTAATAAATGGGATATGAGCGGTATAGAGAGTATGGGAAGTATGTTTTCAGATGCAGAATCGTTTCAGCAGGATTTGGAAGCGTGGGGAGGGAAGCTAGATAAAGGTGTCGATGTCGATGATATGTTTGAGGGCTCTGGGCTAGAATCTAAGCCACCAAAATGGTATAAAAAACGCGCAATACGATAA
- a CDS encoding class II 3-deoxy-7-phosphoheptulonate synthase produces the protein MSKQDSLKNLNASPNKKTSQKTSWQKTSWRRFPIKQHPTYTDKAELESIERELASYPPLVFAGEARSLKERFKQAQRGEAFLLQGGDCAESFSQFSGSGIRDLFKVIIQMSAILTFAGGCPIIKVGRLAGQFAKPRSADFEEVQGESLPSYRGDIINGLDFSATSREPQPARMLKAYHQSAATLNLLRAFASGGLADLSEVHRWNLDFVKNNALGQKYEELAKDITKALEFMKACGIDSANTPALKTTEFYTSHEALLLNYEEQLVRKDSLSGKWYDCSAHMLWIGERTRDLDGAHLEFLRGVENPLGVKIGPNATKDEVLGICDILNPTNEEGRLNLIVRMGDGVLQERFPKLLREVLREGRAILWSSDAMHGNTIKANNGYKTRAFDKIASEIKAFFAIAKAEGGIAGGVHLEMTGDDVTECVGGSQAITEANLASCYNTQCDPRLNATQAIELAFLIADMLKSRQK, from the coding sequence ATGTCAAAACAAGATTCTCTCAAAAATCTAAATGCAAGTCCAAATAAAAAGACCTCTCAAAAGACAAGCTGGCAAAAAACAAGCTGGAGGAGATTCCCTATAAAGCAGCACCCAACCTACACCGATAAAGCCGAGCTAGAATCCATCGAGCGTGAGCTAGCCTCATATCCTCCGCTTGTGTTTGCTGGCGAAGCTAGAAGCCTAAAAGAGCGATTTAAGCAAGCCCAAAGAGGCGAGGCGTTTTTGTTGCAAGGGGGGGATTGCGCGGAGAGTTTTAGCCAATTTAGCGGAAGTGGAATCCGCGATTTGTTCAAAGTCATTATCCAAATGAGTGCGATTTTGACATTTGCAGGTGGGTGTCCTATCATCAAGGTGGGGCGACTTGCTGGGCAGTTTGCCAAGCCTAGAAGCGCAGATTTTGAGGAAGTGCAGGGGGAGAGTTTGCCAAGCTATCGAGGCGATATTATAAATGGACTAGACTTTAGTGCGACTTCGCGCGAGCCACAGCCTGCGCGAATGCTAAAGGCATATCATCAAAGTGCTGCTACACTAAATCTTTTGCGCGCGTTTGCAAGCGGTGGGCTAGCTGATTTGAGCGAGGTGCATAGGTGGAATCTAGACTTTGTCAAAAACAACGCACTAGGGCAAAAATACGAGGAACTAGCAAAAGATATTACAAAGGCGTTGGAGTTTATGAAAGCTTGTGGGATAGATTCTGCCAATACTCCTGCGCTAAAAACTACGGAATTTTACACAAGCCACGAAGCACTGCTACTAAACTATGAGGAACAGCTCGTGCGCAAAGATAGCCTAAGTGGCAAATGGTATGACTGCTCTGCGCATATGCTTTGGATAGGCGAGCGCACGAGGGATTTGGACGGAGCGCATTTGGAGTTTTTGCGCGGGGTTGAAAATCCACTTGGTGTAAAGATAGGACCAAATGCGACAAAAGATGAGGTGCTAGGAATATGTGATATTCTAAATCCTACAAATGAGGAGGGCAGGCTAAATCTAATCGTGCGAATGGGCGATGGGGTGCTACAAGAGAGATTTCCAAAGCTACTGCGTGAGGTATTAAGAGAGGGTAGGGCGATACTATGGAGTAGTGATGCGATGCACGGAAATACCATAAAAGCAAACAATGGCTACAAAACCCGAGCGTTTGATAAAATCGCTAGCGAAATCAAGGCGTTTTTTGCTATCGCTAAGGCAGAGGGTGGTATCGCTGGTGGCGTGCATCTAGAGATGACGGGCGATGATGTAACTGAATGTGTGGGTGGCTCTCAAGCTATCACAGAGGCAAACCTCGCTTCTTGCTACAATACCCAATGCGACCCAAGACTAAATGCTACGCAGGCTATTGAGCTAGCGTTTTTAATCGCTGATATGCTAAAATCTCGCCAAAAATAA
- the ribA gene encoding GTP cyclohydrolase II produces the protein MDLEISTQAKLPTRFGDFVIQSFLQKSPQKESVPQAHFANQPKEHLVVLSENLAKILAQNLQSFEQNHKQDFGKQNFKKVDSSQKDFGNIDSTNVCQKTFSDFTPLLRVHSECLTGDVFGSQKCDCGGELALAMQKIAQSDREGRGGLLIYLRQEGRGIGLFNKVNAYALQDKGYDTVEANIALGFSSDDRDYSIVGGILEYYGIGEVELLTNNPKKIEAISRFVRVKRSEIIIEANKHNQKYLATKKAKLGHLL, from the coding sequence ATGGATTTAGAGATTTCTACCCAAGCAAAGCTACCAACGCGATTTGGGGATTTTGTGATTCAGTCATTTTTGCAAAAATCTCCACAAAAAGAGAGTGTGCCACAGGCGCATTTTGCAAATCAACCAAAAGAGCATTTAGTCGTGCTAAGCGAAAATCTAGCAAAAATATTAGCCCAAAATCTACAAAGTTTTGAGCAAAATCACAAGCAGGATTTTGGCAAGCAAAATTTTAAAAAAGTGGATTCTAGTCAAAAAGATTTTGGCAATATAGATTCCACAAATGTTTGTCAAAAAACATTTAGTGATTTTACTCCGCTTTTGCGCGTGCATTCAGAATGCCTTACAGGAGATGTGTTTGGCTCGCAAAAATGTGATTGTGGAGGGGAGCTAGCCCTAGCTATGCAAAAAATCGCCCAAAGCGACAGGGAGGGCAGGGGAGGGCTACTCATCTACTTGCGTCAAGAGGGCAGGGGTATCGGGCTTTTTAACAAAGTAAATGCCTATGCCCTGCAAGATAAGGGCTATGATACGGTGGAGGCAAATATCGCACTAGGCTTTAGTAGCGATGATAGGGATTACTCAATCGTGGGCGGGATTTTGGAGTATTATGGGATAGGGGAAGTGGAATTGCTTACAAATAATCCCAAAAAGATTGAAGCGATTTCGCGTTTTGTGAGGGTAAAGAGAAGTGAAATCATCATAGAGGCAAATAAACATAATCAAAAATATCTCGCCACCAAAAAGGCAAAACTAGGGCATTTGCTATAA
- a CDS encoding AzlC family ABC transporter permease: MDNEVKNTKDRHKKSFKKSLPKFPKSSTQSSVQPLKNISNILNRAFENVRDMCGRQNLQHAKNTKNTTPTKDNPTQNIFYSVFSRFDTRFFADLTNSLHSHPAFLAFKEAFPHTLPIFVGYILMGATFGILLQKAGFNWVWALGMGVIIYAGAMQFACVALLANGASLLESFLLALMINSRQIFYALSALSLFRGVEKKKKWYLIFSLTDETFALLNLKKPRPSSQSANPNTLKTSPKSQANTKASPKIDSGYFMFFIALLNQTYWVIGCVSGALLSQHLTSFNAQGMAFVMNAIFIVLFIEQWRVVRDKSPALIGIFVSLICLWIFGKDIFLLPSLVLICALLFWLEKDKSLKSNKFFK; encoded by the coding sequence ATGGACAACGAAGTCAAAAACACAAAAGATAGGCATAAAAAATCTTTTAAAAAATCTTTGCCAAAATTTCCAAAATCTAGCACGCAATCTAGTGTGCAACCTCTTAAAAACATTTCTAACATATTAAACCGTGCTTTTGAAAATGTGCGTGATATGTGTGGCAGGCAAAACCTCCAACACGCTAAAAACACCAAAAACACCACTCCCACCAAAGACAATCCTACGCAAAATATTTTTTACTCTGTTTTTTCGCGTTTTGATACTCGCTTTTTTGCTGATTTGACTAACTCGCTTCATAGCCACCCTGCTTTTTTGGCATTTAAGGAGGCTTTTCCGCATACTTTGCCGATTTTTGTGGGCTATATTTTGATGGGTGCGACTTTTGGGATTTTGCTTCAAAAGGCTGGGTTTAACTGGGTTTGGGCTTTGGGGATGGGGGTGATTATCTATGCGGGGGCTATGCAGTTTGCTTGTGTGGCTTTGCTTGCCAATGGAGCAAGCTTGCTAGAATCGTTTTTGCTCGCTTTAATGATAAATTCTAGGCAGATTTTTTACGCTCTTTCAGCTCTTAGCTTGTTTAGAGGTGTTGAGAAAAAGAAAAAATGGTATTTGATTTTTTCGCTTACTGATGAGACTTTTGCACTGCTGAATCTAAAAAAACCGCGTCCAAGTAGCCAAAGTGCCAATCCAAATACGCTAAAGACTTCTCCAAAATCTCAAGCAAATACCAAAGCAAGCCCAAAAATAGATAGTGGGTATTTTATGTTTTTCATCGCACTGCTAAACCAAACTTATTGGGTGATAGGCTGCGTGAGTGGGGCTTTGCTAAGTCAGCATCTAACGAGTTTTAACGCTCAAGGAATGGCATTTGTGATGAATGCGATTTTTATCGTGCTATTTATCGAGCAATGGCGCGTAGTGAGGGACAAATCCCCTGCACTTATTGGGATTTTTGTAAGTCTTATTTGCTTGTGGATTTTTGGCAAAGATATTTTTTTGCTTCCCTCTTTGGTGCTTATTTGCGCACTACTTTTTTGGCTTGAAAAAGACAAATCCCTAAAAAGCAATAAATTTTTCAAATAA
- a CDS encoding autotransporter outer membrane beta-barrel domain-containing protein: MAIKQAICYSLPCNQKKQDIKDSAGAIIGSDLFFGYAKGAIQENVNTAKQTLQNSYYDTAITAQNMQTQMAILERVARFSNPFQNIRYALNTAKVSADSAGKNDALSQALTANAHRENLQNNFWANVFGGANIIGQNSGALYGVNAGYDRALGVHFVGGYMSYAYSTIKDTNITQNSNNLQFGGYARLVFGKNEVDIKAFGQVAITKQNRYVVSTQNEADFARGFVGVSGAYGYIFTPHKMFVAKPLIGLNLYYNHTPKYSENGDLALEINAINSVNMSLDFGADLRGYWNVDSFFYITPKFEQYVLAKGSDFVSSFVGSPTTFSISSTPLLKTYFQVIVGVDIGIYQGLAITLSAGVKQIIAGKIQDKNETFVSGNVGVKYRF; the protein is encoded by the coding sequence ATGGCAATCAAGCAGGCGATATGCTACTCTCTGCCTTGCAATCAAAAAAAACAAGATATTAAAGATAGTGCTGGTGCGATTATCGGCAGCGATTTGTTTTTTGGCTATGCAAAAGGAGCGATACAAGAGAATGTAAATACAGCTAAACAGACTTTACAAAATAGCTATTATGACACTGCTATAACTGCTCAAAATATGCAAACGCAAATGGCTATACTTGAGCGAGTGGCGCGATTTTCAAATCCATTTCAAAATATTCGCTACGCGTTAAATACTGCAAAAGTAAGCGCAGATAGTGCAGGTAAAAATGATGCTTTAAGCCAAGCACTCACTGCAAACGCACATAGGGAGAATCTACAAAATAATTTTTGGGCAAATGTATTTGGCGGGGCAAATATCATCGGGCAAAATTCAGGTGCGCTATATGGTGTAAATGCGGGCTATGATAGGGCTTTGGGGGTGCATTTTGTAGGCGGATATATGAGCTATGCTTATTCTACAATCAAAGATACAAATATCACGCAAAATAGCAACAATTTGCAGTTTGGTGGATATGCGCGTCTTGTTTTTGGAAAAAATGAAGTGGATATAAAAGCATTTGGGCAAGTAGCGATAACTAAGCAAAATCGCTATGTTGTATCCACTCAAAATGAAGCAGATTTTGCGCGTGGATTTGTGGGTGTGAGTGGGGCTTACGGATATATTTTCACACCACATAAAATGTTTGTAGCAAAGCCACTCATTGGGCTAAATCTTTATTACAACCACACACCAAAATATAGCGAAAATGGCGACTTGGCACTAGAGATAAATGCGATAAATAGTGTCAATATGAGCTTAGATTTTGGTGCGGATTTGCGTGGTTATTGGAATGTGGATAGTTTCTTTTATATAACACCAAAGTTTGAGCAATATGTATTAGCAAAAGGTAGCGATTTTGTGAGTTCGTTTGTAGGCTCGCCTACGACTTTTAGCATTTCTAGCACTCCACTTCTAAAAACTTATTTCCAAGTGATTGTGGGGGTGGATATTGGCATCTATCAAGGGCTTGCAATCACCCTAAGTGCAGGTGTCAAGCAAATCATCGCAGGCAAAATCCAAGATAAAAACGAAACTTTTGTAAGTGGGAATGTGGGGGTAAAATATAGATTTTAG
- a CDS encoding thioredoxin fold domain-containing protein, with protein sequence MPNPTQNHFTKIKQNHLDKNSLSHLLTKLKKRKNHFAHIAFLPFFCALLALNATLLSGCKDEASQSIDSSDLDKNSYSGLEHIFKDTKEISPDGKYMLLIFGANGCKYCENLKNDIKQDKALQKTIGEDFSAYYINLSYAKIHNFKIAQASTPNATQNNAQKGIKEVKLPTKKLAQIYAVSPTPTIVLASKEGQTILQYPSYLPPAQFRALLGFITSEKWREAKDDEKKLNTLVQKELQKAWEQNNF encoded by the coding sequence ATGCCTAATCCCACACAAAATCATTTCACAAAAATCAAACAAAATCACTTAGATAAAAATAGCTTAAGCCATTTGCTAACAAAGCTAAAAAAGCGCAAAAATCACTTCGCACATATCGCATTTTTGCCGTTTTTTTGCGCCCTATTAGCCCTAAATGCCACGCTACTAAGTGGCTGCAAAGATGAAGCTAGCCAAAGCATAGATTCTAGTGATTTGGACAAAAACTCCTACTCTGGACTAGAGCATATTTTCAAAGATACCAAAGAGATTAGCCCTGATGGAAAGTATATGCTACTAATATTTGGGGCAAATGGTTGCAAATATTGCGAAAATCTAAAAAACGATATTAAGCAAGATAAAGCCCTGCAAAAAACCATAGGAGAAGACTTTAGCGCGTATTATATAAACCTAAGCTATGCCAAAATCCACAATTTCAAAATCGCCCAAGCAAGCACACCAAATGCCACGCAAAACAACGCACAAAAAGGCATAAAAGAAGTCAAACTCCCCACAAAAAAACTAGCCCAAATCTATGCTGTGTCGCCCACGCCCACTATCGTGCTAGCTAGCAAGGAGGGGCAGACGATTTTGCAATACCCTAGCTACTTGCCACCCGCGCAGTTTAGGGCATTGCTAGGCTTTATCACAAGCGAGAAATGGCGCGAAGCAAAAGATGATGAAAAAAAGCTAAACACACTTGTGCAAAAAGAGCTACAAAAAGCGTGGGAGCAAAATAATTTCTAG